Proteins encoded by one window of Misgurnus anguillicaudatus chromosome 4, ASM2758022v2, whole genome shotgun sequence:
- the csf3a gene encoding colony stimulating factor 3 (granulocyte) a isoform X1, giving the protein MKFYLVALLAILLGTVGSAPLPDTQNIMDKETLEQAHSVISKILEDIPKAHASWINNSNLNLGSSDKELQHLKEEFVPPAPVLESISESFTLETCLDHIFEGLKLHLNLLTEILKANKLKKIQQVAELQAGIEDLLIVINKLQNEAGFERSLNLLNDQIQTSVQDLAKKLTSEFKAEVAAHLTLQQLQKFSGDVLQSILALF; this is encoded by the exons ATGAAGTTCTACCTgg TTGCTCTATTGGCCATATTACTGGGAACAGTGGGATCAGCTCCTCTCCCTGACACGCAGAATATCATGGACAAGGAAACTCTTGAACAAGCTCACAGTGTGATCAGCAAAATTCTAGAAGACATTCCTAAAGCTCATGCATCCTGGATAAACAATTCA AATCTAAATCTGGGCAGTTCGGATAAGGAGCTCCAGCACCTGAAGGAAGAGTTTGTTCCTCCTGCCCCAGTTCTTGAGAGCATCTCTGAAAGCTTCACCCTG GAAACTTGTCTTGATCACATATTCGAAGGACTGAAGCTACATCTGAATCTCCTGACAGAGATCCTTAAAGCcaacaaacttaaaaaaatacagcaggTTGCCGAACTTCAAGCTGGAATTGAAGACCTTCTGATCGTAATTAACAAG TTGCAGAACGAAGCTGGATTTGAGCGCTCATTGAATTTACTAAATGATCAGATACAGACGTCCGTCCAGGACCTGGCAAAAAAACTGACATCTGAATTCAAGGCCGAGGTAGCTGCACACCTGACCCTGCAGCAGCTGCAGAAGTTCAGCGGCGATGTCCTGCAAAGCATCCTGGCTTTATTCTGA
- the csf3a gene encoding colony stimulating factor 3 (granulocyte) a isoform X2 — MDKETLEQAHSVISKILEDIPKAHASWINNSNLNLGSSDKELQHLKEEFVPPAPVLESISESFTLETCLDHIFEGLKLHLNLLTEILKANKLKKIQQVAELQAGIEDLLIVINKLQNEAGFERSLNLLNDQIQTSVQDLAKKLTSEFKAEVAAHLTLQQLQKFSGDVLQSILALF, encoded by the exons ATGGACAAGGAAACTCTTGAACAAGCTCACAGTGTGATCAGCAAAATTCTAGAAGACATTCCTAAAGCTCATGCATCCTGGATAAACAATTCA AATCTAAATCTGGGCAGTTCGGATAAGGAGCTCCAGCACCTGAAGGAAGAGTTTGTTCCTCCTGCCCCAGTTCTTGAGAGCATCTCTGAAAGCTTCACCCTG GAAACTTGTCTTGATCACATATTCGAAGGACTGAAGCTACATCTGAATCTCCTGACAGAGATCCTTAAAGCcaacaaacttaaaaaaatacagcaggTTGCCGAACTTCAAGCTGGAATTGAAGACCTTCTGATCGTAATTAACAAG TTGCAGAACGAAGCTGGATTTGAGCGCTCATTGAATTTACTAAATGATCAGATACAGACGTCCGTCCAGGACCTGGCAAAAAAACTGACATCTGAATTCAAGGCCGAGGTAGCTGCACACCTGACCCTGCAGCAGCTGCAGAAGTTCAGCGGCGATGTCCTGCAAAGCATCCTGGCTTTATTCTGA